In Miscanthus floridulus cultivar M001 chromosome 19, ASM1932011v1, whole genome shotgun sequence, the DNA window GAGCAAAACGAATCATTCAAAAGAAACTGGCTGAGCAAGGCATCCGCGCGGCAGCAAGCTAGAGGGATTTCCGTGGGCATTGGCAGGATCCGATCCAGCCAACAGGTACTGCTCCAGTGCTCCTCCTCCTTCGTACTGTACAGTACTAAACTCTTGTGCATTCCCCATAAGAGATTCCTCCGTTCCACTGTACATTGCCAAAAATAGTCCTGTACATACATGGTTGGTTCCATCTCCTGAATCCTGATTTCTttgcacatgcatatatatatgcaagttaaATTGGGACACATGAAATACATTGGTTTTATGATTTCATTCGAGACCTATGGAGATTTCTGCATGCGTATCATGGAAATTTTGGGGGTACATATTCCTTCTTCTATGATTCCATGAAGTTCTAAATCTTCTGGTACAGTTGAAGATGAGCTGGCTATGGCTTGATTTCTGAAACTACAGAGATATGGAATTACTTCAGACCTATAGTGTTTTTAAGCAAGCTTAAAATTGCAGTGCCTTTTAGCAAACCTTTAGcatagccaaaaaaaaaaaaaaaacctagacAATAATAAAAAGAACTTACAGGATGTTTGATCTTACATTCAAAACTAATATGTATATTTGGTTCTATGGGTTGATCTATATATCTCTACTTTATTTCTCGTAAACATAATAAATACTCTATCTTGTATAATAGGGTCTGATCGGTTGCATTCTTTCTAGCTGCAGCTGCAGTACTACCACAGAATTGATTTGAAGCAACGGGGGCTTTTTGGACAGGGACGGCTCAATCAAAAGCCGTATCTATACAGATCATCTACAATCGCCTCTAAAAATCCTGGCTGTAGTAATGAGTAGCCTCAGCCAAAAAGAGCACACCGATAATAGGCTTATACGGTGTGCTCGGCTGTGTTTCTTTGCAGCTGTTTTGGCTGCAACTGCAGTGTAGACTTGTTTAGTTCCTAGGGATGCAATAACAGCGCTGCCACAACAAGCTCTACCAAGCACTACCTAAATGAGAAATCCTGTCAAATCATGAGATGGTACTAAAATGGACCCAAACCACGAAAAATCCCATTGATATAGGAGTATTGTTATCTGGTTTAATTTGCACTGAATTCCCAGTCACCCATCACTTCTTTCTTCAAGTTTACAGCCAAGATTCATATCTACTGAAagtaaatatttttttcttaaagTCAAACATACATAAGTGTTAATTCTAGAGCAAGCACACATGATACTATATGGATACTGGATTCGATTAAAAGAGATTATGAAGTGTGTGATTTAGCTCATTCGAGCATCTTGCACAGAGAGTACATGTCATGACTCATCTTAGTATGAATTTTTGGCCTATGATAGTATCGCATTCTCTTTTGACCAACAGTATGATCCATACGTGTGAATGGGTAATTCCTTGAAAACAACATATATCTTGGTAGTACTAGTATGTATGCATACCATACGAATACATGAACTatcttcggcctgttcgctggttggtttctgagctggtttgggctggctgatgctgatttattgtgagaggaaaacactgttcgctGGTAGAAGTACCAGTGCGTATGAACTTCATCAGATGATTTCATGACAAGACAAGAGATAAAATAGGCACATGAATACATGATCACAGGGGAGCAGCACCAGCAAATTAATTGGCCTACAAGCTACTAGTATCACTGTCCACAGAAACCACACTCCACAAGCCAGATCTGCAGACAAGACTTCACTCTCTTGGATGGTCCATTATTTTAGATTGTAAATGCTTATGCAGAAAGCAAGTTTAAATGTTCATATAACTAATCCCCGTACATATAAATCATGAAATACCACAAACTTAATAGTACTAATTAAGGATCATATATGAAAGAGTCTTTCAGAAAGACAGACGCCTCAAACTAGTAGACTTACCAGCAGCCTTCGCTAACATGCTCTAGGAAAGCACCAAATTTCATGGTGTTCACACCTCACAACGCAGAGACCGGCGGAATGATTTCCGTTATCTAGAAGATGCGCATAAACGGCGCCAGTAATTAAGCGACCGATGATCGACGAGCTAGCCCCCAGCTAGCCCTGCATCCCATGCAAAAAGGCCGCCGGCGCCGTGGCGTCCAGGAGGCCGATGGCCGGCGTCGCCAGGCGGGGCTCGTAGGCGAACACCCTGAACCCGGCACCTCCCGCGGCGATCCCCCCGGCGTACGGGTACGGGCACGGCGGCGCCCACCGCCACTCGTCGCGGCGCGAGTCGAACACGAGCACGGGGCTCGCGTGACCGCGTGGCGCCAGCACCACGAAGTCGCCGTGCGCCGCGCACTCGAACccgcgcccgccctcggccgccGCAAACTGCGCGTGCACATCGGGCGGCATCCGCGCCATCTCGGTCCACGCCCCGCTGCCGCCGTTGCTTCCGCCGGCGACTCCGCCGTGCCCGCCGCGCAGCGTCCACACGCGCACGCTCCGTGGCACGCTGAGGCGGCTCTTCTCGACGGCGGAGACCAGCGCCGCCCTCGCCTCGTGCTCCATCCCGCCGCCGAGCTCCACGAGCGCCGGCGACCGCAGGAACCTCCTCATCGGCGGCTGCACCTTGCTCCAGACGTTGGTCGCCACGTCGAACACAAGAACCGCGAACGGCGACGAGCTCATGCAGTAGAACCTGCGACAGGAAACCAGTAGAACTTGCATGTAGTCAGTTTGATCTCATGCCGTGTGCTCATGTGTATGCATGGACAGATTCCGCACACACACACGTGCGCTTCAGGCTATCTTTAATTACCTTCCGGAGGCGAAAGCCATGCCGGCGCGGGGGTCGAGGGAGGAGAGGCGGGGCAGGATGGAACTCGGGGCCCAGAAACCGGAGGTCGGGACGGAGGCGGCATCGGCGACGAACGTGTCGGCGGAGATGTTCTTGACCGCGAAGGGGGACACAAGGTCGTCGCCGGCGATGACGGCGATGAAGGAGGTGGGTCCCGCGGCGAGGCCGACGGTGGGGGAGAGGCGCGCGGTGGGGCAGAGCGGCAGCGGCGCGAGGAGGCGCGTGATGGGGTTGGCGAGGAGCAGCGTCTTGTGGCCGGACGCGTCCGACAGGAACGCGAGCAGGCCCGACGACGCGGCCGCCGGGGAGAACGCCTGGTGGCCAGCGCCTGGCGCGGGCAGCGGCAGCGGGAGGCGGGACCAGGAGGGCGCCTGCGGCCTGGTGGGGTCGAGCAGGAGGAGGTACTCCGCGGAAGGGACGGCGAAGGCGAAGAAGGGGAGGTGTGGGGACAGGATGAGGTGGGAATGGAGGAACGGCGACGAGTAGATGAGGTTGCAGAAGCGGCGGCAGGCGGCCCGGAGGCGGAGGAAGGACGGCGTCGGTAGGCACGCCAGCACGCGGTCCACCAGCGGCTGCGGCAGCCGGCCCCACACGCGGGGGTCCATGTCCACCGCCtcagacgaggaggacgacgacggcgagtgGAGGCGCGGAAGGTAGTGAGGGTGGTGCATCATGCTACCCTACGCTCGCTCTCCTCTTCTGGGGGATCGGATCGGAGTATGTGGGAGCTTGGGGAGTGTCAAGTGTGAGAAACTAGCGACTACAAGTCTGCAGGTGTGAACTGTGGAGCGGAAGCCATGAGAAGTAGCTGGAGAGAGGAAGGTAGCAAATGATATGCAGCAGGATGCTGAGTAGTGGTGACAACGGTTccgatattttccgaccgtattcgagaccgaattcGTTTGGTTGGTCGTATCCGAGTTCAAATATTCAATATCTAATACCATATTTGTATCCGAATAATCAAATCGCTTATTTGTGATGTCAATATTCAATCGTATCATATTTGTCACGGTTGACGATCATCCTGCTCGAGAACTGCTTTTCAGCcatagaatagtgtttttctttcacaacatttttgcataagcaccagcataagctaaatttcagtatCAACGAACAGAGTGAATATCCGTATTCGATTTTAAATTtggatagaaatatgaaaacaaatataatatctgttatatccgttcgtatccgatctgttttcatccttaATGCCACGGGATTTCACGTGAGGCCTGCAAGGTTGCAGGCAAACGGGCACAAAAGGATCCTTAATGCCACGGGATTTCACGTGAGGCCTGCAAGGTTGCAGGCAAACGGGCACAAAAGGTCGTTGCAACGGAATCGAATATGATTGAGATCCCAATCTAAGCAAACAGCGATAAATGAGTCTGCACATTCTCTTCTAAATTCAAATTCGACCGATAATAGAGAATGTTAGTTTACTTTTTTGCTGTAAGATTTGTGCATGATGCTGATAGCTGGCGGGGGTAGTCATTGAGCGCCTATTTGGAAGGAGGTATATGACAAAAATGCCTAGACCATCCGTGCGGCATGCTGCTGTGTGATAATGTGATATACGTGTTCTTCTGTCTGAGCATTTAGTTGTTTCAAAATTTTCTAACGTAACTCGCAACATAAACTCATATGCGCACGAGCTTGCTAGTTTCGGTTTAGCATGGGAACTATGACAGTTCTAGGTGTGGAATGGTTCTCCTGTTCATGTAATCAGTCCACATGATGACTCGTgatttaggccatgtttagattgcaactttttgcaactcgatgaatagtatcactttcgtcttatttgacaaatattgtccaatcgtggaccaactaggctcaaaagatttatctcgtgatttccaactaaactgtataattagttatttttttacctacatttaatgctccatgcaagcggctaaaaattgatgtgatggagagagagtgaaaaaacttggaatttgggggtcatctaaacaaggccttagctgAGTCCTCTGGTAGCAATACAAGGCCTTAGATAGAACCGTCGTTGTGATAAAAAAAATTGCCTAGAGCAGCCAGCGCTCCTAGATGTCCGATTTTAAATGCTTGGGCCAGGATTTATTGCCTGGATAGGCAATGCCTGATAGGTTGTATCCAAACGGGCACAAAAGCTGGTTGGAATAAATCGAATATgatcaaacttggtcaaacttatcTCTTTACCAATATACTTGGTCAAACTTTGGACACTTTGACATAGAATGCAcccagaattgcattcttttcatgACAAATGTagtacttatttgatatcataaatattgatattcttACTATGAGTGCACCTTTATCAATATGAGATATCACTAGCTCTAAGATAACTTCTCCAATAATATTAACTTTTAGCACATAGCACGTAACATGAATAGTCACATATGGCAACCTCACACGATCTTAGACTGTACATGAGACTAACTCTTGATCAAAAGATATGTTCTCttttctattaaaatataaataGTATGTTTAGAGCTAGCTCATGAGTCAACATTGGAGGTGCCCTAAAGTTGATCAAACTTTAGATACTTTGACTAAGTATGAACTAGAATTGCTTTCTATTTAGAGTGGGGTTGTAATTTTTAACATTTGCTGGCAACCTTTGGGGGTGTTTGGATATCAGCCTTCACTGGCCACACCTTTGTGGCGGCGCCACAAGTATGGTGGAGAAAATCGTCACCACAACCTGTGGCGAGAATAAAGAAGAGATTGCTATATTAGGGACTCGTGGCTGCCTAGTACTAGTCATCAACCAATCGGTAGCCAGCATTGTTGTGGTGGCCATGTACGGCGTGGCGGATGGAGGCGGGGAatcacactactacacaaaaaaaAATTGCGAAAAATTGCGAGGCATTTTCAAATTGGCCTTGGAGGTGGTTGGGTCGGctgcccgcctcagttaatgcCTGCGATTAACTGAGGTAGTTTTTTTTTATTAACCGAGACGGTCACAGTCAACCACCTcgcaaaatcgatttacggagacgtcctaaaatctattaaccgaggcggggaggcccgcctccaaaaataccCCCATTTTTTTAGGTGGTTAATATTCTTGAGGCCCAGCAAAAAGCCCATATCCaatccaaatatatatatatatatatatacatatatatatatagggagagtatattcagtagccagctacaaaataagttattctgtagtcacCTCTCTTTACGATagttttatatactaatttacgataatgtcaatacatatttacgatagttgggttactgtaatacatgaggatatttaccataacgttatagtaaaccacttagtaaggagttactataatttcgtaaattaacatagtaattatcgtaactcaaagtggctacagaataagttattttgtagccagctacatggtagtagttctctctctctctatatatatagagagagagagaggagttaGGGTTTCACTCACTCAGCCGTCTCTCCCTAGCCCTGACGCCCCCCTCAGCCCGACACCCCTCCCCATCCCGCTCCCTCCCTCCACTgtgtccctctctctccctccctccactctctccctccctctccccacAGTGGCGGCGGCCGTTCCTCTCTCTCCCCACGGCGTGACGGCGCCCTCAGCTCCTCCCCCACGTAGAGGGCCGGTGCGCCTCCGCTCCCTCCCTGGCCGGAGGCGGTGGCCGCGCTCCTTGGCCGGCAGCGTGGATCCGATGCAGATCCGGCAGACGAGGTATGCCCTCATCCTTTCTCTCCTCTCTTAGATCCATGAAGGATCTGTCCCTCACCCTTTCTCTCCCTCGCACATCCACGGCGGCGTGCATGGGGAGGACGGATCCGGCAGTGGGGAGGCCAGATCTGGCGTCGActccctcttctccctccccgATGGGCATGGATCAGGCGGTGCCTCGCGCGTGGAGGCTGGATCTGGCTTCCCCGGCAGCGGAACGGGAGGCGGGGAGAACGTAAAGGCTGGATCCGGCTTCCCCGGCGGTGGATCGGGTGGCGAGGAGCGCGTGGAGGATGGATCCGGCTTCCTCGGCTGTGGGTCGGGGGCGGGGAGCGTGCAGGGGCAGCGGTGGGGAGGCCTAGATCTAGGTCCAGTTGGGCTGcggcttttttctttttttgctttTTAATTCGATTTATCGAGGCGGGCATTTCAACCGCCTCGGTAAATACctgatttaccgtgacctttagGCCGAGGCGGTTgtgatgcccgcctcggttaagtttaCAGTAGTAGTTTTAAACATCCCCTTTATATTGCAATTCCAAGTAGAAGTTAGCACATGCTTTAGGTCCTATTTGGAAGGCCttccatgttcgcttgaacttatcagctagaatctacagtatttttctctcacaacaaaacagctttcactatgtaaaaaataatttttagcaacgggtcgaattttttgtaggggcggctggtgatggagccgcccctatagtggcgtgctcgggtggccagacatcagccgcccctacaaatggaacagcatggGCGGCTAGtgatacaagccgcccctacaaatggggtctgatttgtagaggcggctcaatcaccagccgcccctggaatttctatttgtagggcggctggtgattgagccgcccctacaaatgcccatgTATATATAgctcggatttgtaggggcggctcaatcaccagccgcccctacaaatgacccacatataaaatagCTGCAACACTTCTTACTCCtcaggtcactcactccaacccgtgaaagaaatgtggggaggccttgggcacctcccaaaaattgctctactaagggggaaggttttggtctcaaatcctttagtggagaggttgtagaagttaagaaaatactattccacacttttttttaaagttttaatggttggttagtgagtaattagagctttatttttctctctcttctatggtgcttgagctacttatgaagcaaattagagctaagttttaaatgtactagggtaaattaggaagGAGAATAAGATCAGTCCCTTATTTGGTCcatttttttattttagtgaacaattagttagttttatggatgtttcatgtgcatgtggatctagatctagggtttggtttttttattaattttgtttttgtaaatttatatttgataaaattggactagggtttgtatgaaagataatGGGTAAAGTATAAtagttgctaattgttgtctttgaaattgtttattgtaatcaataaatatgtattttaattatttatggataaatgggccattaattaatttttctctaccatggtgtgtttgtatgcttcatgtaattatattagatttatattcatatatatctgaagtatatacaattattctcaagtaattattaatttgattcatttttatatatatctgaataagtagtcctttaatatttgttttgttgttgttgtaaaagatggagtacaggaactcttggatgtatggttcgttaaggttcaaggcaggtttccgtgaagaggtggataaatttattgaagccgcaaagaagcatgcaacgacattgaaagagaataaggatacaattatttgcccctgtaaagattgcaagaaccgtatggcatggacagatgtgactatcatcagatcacatttgattatgcgaggatttgttgaggactacatagtgtggattcatcatggtgaaatggttattgttaacgatgaggatgaggaggaatacgatgacgaaaccatagaatccctgtcccaatatttagcagagcttgatgcacgaatggattttgagtttggtaatgaacaaggtggtgatgctggtggttgggatggtaacgatgaagatGGTGcaaataatgatggtggagcacatgtcggggacgaagatgatttggaggacatgatttgagcccttggaccagagattttactaaatagcctgaaaggtctagaaaatttggaaagggtgacaaaagcatcgaaggagactgtgtatggtgtcgAAAATggatgtccgacacattggatattgctacgttttgtgcttgagctgctcatcctgaaggctaagtacggctggtcagactgtagtttcaatgatctattgcatctcctgtcatgggtgctgccacaaccaaactcagttcccgccaacacataccaagcgaagaaggtcataagtccattgacaatgggggttgaaaaaatccatgcatgccccaaccactgtatactttttcatggtgaaacgttcaagtcactggataaatgtccccggtgtggggccagccgatacaagaacaatgacctttacggtggggacgaaccctctatggggaaaaagaggaataaaaagggtacaaaaaaggtggtacaagaatctctgCCCCCAAatgacactccattaggcaacgatgcaaagcagagaagaattcctgccttggtaatgtggtacctgccagtgaccgatcgcttgagacgtaacttcctaaaccctaaagaagctgcactcatgacatggtgggatgatgaacgcaaggtggatgatgataagattgtacacccggctgattgtagtcagtggcaaaggtttaatgagaagcacaaagaattcagcgatgacccaagaaatgtacggtttggcttgagcaccgatggaatgaatctcttcaatgagaggatgagcgaccatagcacatggccagtgatcttgaccatgtacaatatcccaacatggttgtgtcagaagaggaagtaccttctcctcactattcttatttctggtcctaaacaaccaggcattaatatagacgtgttcctcgagcctttgatgcaagaaatggagaggctatggaggcatggggagcagatgtacgatgcgttccgaaaggaggacttcatatgtagagcaataatatttgttactaccaatgattatcccgcgttgtttgctttgtctggatagatcaaaggaaagacgggatgcttggtttgcttggatggcactacatgggtgtacctagatgcatcca includes these proteins:
- the LOC136525325 gene encoding protein ABERRANT PANICLE ORGANIZATION 1-like, encoding MMHHPHYLPRLHSPSSSSSSEAVDMDPRVWGRLPQPLVDRVLACLPTPSFLRLRAACRRFCNLIYSSPFLHSHLILSPHLPFFAFAVPSAEYLLLLDPTRPQAPSWSRLPLPLPAPGAGHQAFSPAAASSGLLAFLSDASGHKTLLLANPITRLLAPLPLCPTARLSPTVGLAAGPTSFIAVIAGDDLVSPFAVKNISADTFVADAASVPTSGFWAPSSILPRLSSLDPRAGMAFASGRFYCMSSSPFAVLVFDVATNVWSKVQPPMRRFLRSPALVELGGGMEHEARAALVSAVEKSRLSVPRSVRVWTLRGGHGGVAGGSNGGSGAWTEMARMPPDVHAQFAAAEGGRGFECAAHGDFVVLAPRGHASPVLVFDSRRDEWRWAPPCPYPYAGGIAAGGAGFRVFAYEPRLATPAIGLLDATAPAAFLHGMQG